In Harmonia axyridis chromosome 6, icHarAxyr1.1, whole genome shotgun sequence, a single window of DNA contains:
- the LOC123682813 gene encoding histone H3.3-like → MVRTKQTTSRKTPGKKIAIREPRKDMPPSGGGVKKPHRFRPGTVALREIRKYQKSTDLLINRMPFQRVVREIAQDFKSDLRFQTAAIGALQEACEAYLVLLFEDTNVCAIHAKRVTIMPKDMQLARRIRGERS, encoded by the exons ATGGTCCGTACAAAGCAAACGACGTCGCGTAAAACCCCTGGGAAAAAGATTGCTATCAGGGAACCTAGGAAAGACATGCCACCAAGTGGTGGTGGAGTGAAAAAACCCCACAGATTCCGTCCAGGTACAGTCGCCCTTCGTGAAATAAGAAAATACCAAAAATCCACTGACTTGCTCATTAATAGAATGCCATTCCAGCGTGTAGTTAGAGAAATTGCCCAAGATTTCAAATCTGATCTACGTTTTCAGACAGCTGCTATTGGTGCTCTTCAG GAAGCCTGTGAAGCCTATCTGGTGCTATTGTTTGAGGACACTAACGTGTGTGCAATCCATGCCAAACGTGTGACTATTATGCCTAAGGACATGCAGCTTGCTCGTAGAATTCGAGGGGAAAGATCATAA
- the LOC123683138 gene encoding histone H3.3 type 1-like produces the protein MARLKLKIVHKSIGGKGKKLIPGKAARKTAPVKSRPGKAARKTAPVKSRPGKAARKTAPVKSGVRIPHRYRSGTAALNEIKRYQKSTELLIKKLPFQRLVRETAQKYRPDLRFQTAAIGALQEASEAFLVRLLEDTNLCAMHARRVTIMTKDIQLALRIRGERL, from the exons ATGGCACGCCTTAAACTAAAAATAGTACATAAATCAATTGGCGGTAAAGGCAAAAAGCTTATACCTGGAAAAGCAGCAAGAAAAACGGCCCCAGTAAAGAGTCGACCTGGAAAAGCAGCAAGAAAAACGGCCCCAGTAAAGAGTCGACCTGGAAAAGCAGCAAGAAAAACGGCCCCAGTAAAGAGTGGAGTGAGGATACCACACAGATACCGTTCAGGAACTGCTGCTCTTAACGAAATCAAACGATACCAAAAATCTACTGAATTGCTCATAAAAAAACTGCCATTTCAGCGTTTGGTGCGAGAAACTGCGCAAAAATATAGACCAGATCTGAGATTTCAGACTGCCGCTATCGGTGCTCTTCAG GAAGCCTCTGAAGCTTTTTTAGTACGATTATTAGAAGATACCAATTTATGTGCCATGCATGCCAGACGCGTGACTATCATGACCAAGGATATACAGCTTGCTCTTAGGATCCGAGGGGAAAGACTATag